A stretch of the Prochlorococcus marinus str. MIT 0918 genome encodes the following:
- a CDS encoding pyridoxine 5'-phosphate synthase: MASLGVNIDHIANVRQARLTNEPDPVQMAFLAELGGADGITVHLREDRRHIQERDLELLRKTIKSRLNLEMAATKEMLDIALKIKPDMVTLVPEKREEITTEGGLEVNGNQLKINKIVDKLKSSKISVSLFIDPIPKQIKASSDSGAETIEIHTGSYALASRKNQKVELAKVEESVNRARCLGLHVNAGHGLTYQNVEPIAAIKEMEELNIGHSIISRALAIGLKEAVKEMKNLILYPRKDRLFSS; encoded by the coding sequence ATGGCAAGTCTTGGAGTAAACATCGATCACATCGCAAATGTCCGTCAAGCTCGCCTTACAAATGAACCAGACCCTGTTCAGATGGCATTCCTTGCAGAGCTTGGAGGAGCAGATGGCATAACAGTTCATCTAAGAGAAGATAGGCGTCATATACAAGAAAGAGATTTAGAGCTATTACGTAAAACAATTAAATCAAGGTTAAATCTGGAAATGGCTGCCACTAAAGAAATGCTTGATATTGCATTAAAGATAAAACCCGACATGGTTACATTGGTTCCAGAAAAGCGCGAAGAAATAACCACAGAGGGAGGTTTAGAAGTCAATGGGAATCAATTAAAAATAAACAAAATTGTAGATAAACTGAAATCATCAAAAATTTCAGTAAGTTTATTTATAGATCCAATTCCTAAACAAATCAAAGCATCATCAGATTCAGGAGCTGAAACAATAGAAATCCATACAGGTTCGTATGCACTGGCATCCCGAAAAAATCAAAAGGTTGAGTTAGCCAAAGTTGAAGAAAGTGTTAATAGAGCTAGATGCCTTGGTTTACATGTCAATGCAGGCCATGGACTTACATACCAAAATGTTGAGCCAATAGCAGCTATTAAAGAAATGGAAGAACTAAATATTGGTCATAGTATTATTTCCAGGGCCTTAGCTATAGGTCTTAAAGAAGCTGTGAAAGAAATGAAAAACCTTATATTATATCCTCGTAAAGATAGATTATTTAGCTCTTAA
- a CDS encoding lysophospholipid acyltransferase family protein: MALVPRERNLCKGINPVWAKLAMVVTQDFVLRHYFKKKIVLGRENLLLNGPVVLAPTHRSRWDALMLTMAAGRRVSNRDCRFMVTLSEMQGIQGWFLNRLGCFPIDQKRPSLVSLRYCIDLLIEGEQLVVFPEGMINRKSKPIKLQNGLVRLSQLASKRGVNVNVLPIGLGYSEIYPKPFGKAAICIGEPLRISKISRDSVEEFNLKLTQKMHAAEEAALNAVGRISR, encoded by the coding sequence TTGGCTTTAGTTCCCCGAGAAAGAAATTTGTGTAAAGGGATAAATCCTGTATGGGCCAAGCTGGCAATGGTTGTTACTCAAGATTTTGTTTTAAGGCACTACTTTAAGAAAAAAATTGTACTTGGCAGAGAAAACTTGCTCTTAAATGGACCAGTTGTACTTGCACCTACTCATAGATCAAGGTGGGATGCCTTAATGTTGACTATGGCTGCAGGGAGAAGGGTTAGTAATAGAGATTGTAGGTTTATGGTGACCCTATCAGAAATGCAAGGAATACAAGGTTGGTTTTTGAATCGTTTAGGTTGTTTTCCTATTGATCAAAAGAGACCATCTTTAGTTTCTCTCAGATATTGCATTGACCTTTTAATTGAAGGTGAGCAATTAGTGGTCTTTCCAGAAGGAATGATCAATCGTAAAAGTAAACCAATTAAACTTCAAAATGGTTTGGTTCGTCTTTCTCAGCTTGCTTCTAAAAGGGGAGTGAATGTCAATGTATTACCTATTGGATTAGGTTATAGTGAAATTTATCCCAAACCGTTTGGCAAAGCTGCTATTTGCATTGGAGAGCCATTACGAATTTCTAAAATAAGTAGAGATTCTGTAGAAGAATTTAATCTTAAACTTACTCAGAAGATGCATGCAGCTGAGGAAGCTGCCCTTAATGCGGTTGGCCGAATTTCCAGATAG